One region of Thermodesulfobacteriota bacterium genomic DNA includes:
- the flgL gene encoding flagellar hook-associated protein FlgL has translation MRTTVNTIHTTVLNNLEQVTSRLDRINKQISSGSQLSKPSDDPVNLVGALGLRTSLSSIKQYVRNLDHGESWITTSEGSLTQMKELLLRSKNLAIQAVNASMNSANRLSTADEVRGILDQVVTLANTQLNGRYLFGGFRTTGYTTAEPTPFMRDRANGYRVNGQTLASLDSALSGQVAGGRILAAGDLVVNGADVVTLLGQPAPVSGVVGNGASLAAGDLLINNVDVGVVDLVSFGLSQGLNMGGAAELRDRINAAATGVTASLTTLTAGGAALGDGTQTRVTFDLNGVTVTVDTDGSSNAQVAQDTVDAVNAVRDQTGVSALVGNGTNGGVAGSVVLVNNARGDEGAITISGYTVLAGTSLTGLGNLSQAADSTHNDGRTTMTAASDFAIATSAVDDTVLARIGLAGGTAATGIGGDTAADGLIDVVALGLDLTQSPVQGLAMESAQALAAAFNAPAVTAATGVTASLTTLVAGEGASADTADGFDTNVTFDLNGVSVAVLIPDGSTAGLVAQATVDALNVMASRTGVTAAVGDGTNGGPVNSVVLANSMPGDDAPIVITDYTLVVPGPPDLPGDAATGLGNLSQAADSRHNTGRISLAAANAFAIETSATDDSILDVLGLGGGSRGVMDDANDGSLVYGYRVTSGALELNGIAIDAPVDDGLSTRYADASAAAKAAAVNAAAGQAGVRAEVTPAYLLAGAPVAAVGIGSRTAYLTGLVTNDAILAGQLAINGNPTTTNIATAPPVNGLAMTKAFNAKTVIEATDPGVSVRLTTLANSGLAAAADTPDGFATVFSFDLNGTPISVTIPDGASDTAVAQLTASAINAASLVTGVAAQVGDNTNGGQPGEIVFANSQVGDESAIQVTNFTLMSGDADPGFGNFSQNVDASHNTGQIGIFSDTTFTLSSPRHSDDTILDRLGLGGGSRGYNDLAGDGQITFGQRETELAAGDLVINGVDIFATTRTIQDQDRDGSVVAAINAVSDQTAVRASRDASGRLLLSAIDGRNLQVRTSARGELITHLNGQDPAAPADRVYFGSVRLLSDREFLVEDTLVDAAGDPSELALAGLGLAGGTAGSGEPGDLADDGLINVQSVAVQEGNVRYAGDPDNDPTIKIGQASTLTVGRNGQDLLKGIGVFDVIQGLELALRADHFTTATGRLAATDTTATLAGGGTGLAGEDRIMAGDFTVTITDHGFDPPTQLAVAIGVDPEVDTLDSIAERLNGIPGLSATWSDDGRLQVAVRDTGRYDFAFSGDSSGFLAAVGLSNEDIQVSSLGEAIGVFDTVMEDLTGRISEQGARANRISVQRQIYDNLELVNAEHLSTLQDTDLVKAFMELKSMELRYQAALTAASRIMDLSLVEFMR, from the coding sequence ATGCGCACCACGGTCAACACCATCCACACCACGGTTCTCAACAACCTCGAGCAGGTCACCTCCCGTCTCGACCGGATCAACAAGCAGATCTCCTCCGGCAGCCAGTTGAGCAAGCCGTCCGACGATCCCGTCAACCTGGTGGGGGCCCTGGGCCTCCGGACCAGCCTGTCCTCCATCAAGCAATATGTGCGCAACCTGGATCACGGCGAGTCCTGGATCACCACCTCAGAGGGCAGCCTCACCCAGATGAAGGAGCTCCTGCTGCGCTCCAAGAACCTGGCCATCCAGGCGGTGAACGCCTCCATGAACAGCGCCAACCGCCTGAGCACCGCCGACGAGGTCCGGGGCATCCTGGACCAGGTGGTGACCCTGGCCAACACCCAGCTCAACGGCCGCTACCTCTTCGGCGGCTTCCGCACCACCGGCTACACCACCGCCGAGCCGACGCCCTTCATGCGCGATCGGGCGAATGGCTACCGGGTCAATGGCCAGACCCTGGCCAGCCTGGACAGCGCCCTTTCCGGCCAGGTGGCCGGTGGCCGCATCCTGGCCGCCGGCGATCTTGTGGTCAACGGCGCCGACGTCGTCACCCTGCTGGGCCAGCCGGCGCCGGTGAGCGGTGTGGTGGGCAACGGCGCCAGCCTGGCCGCCGGGGATCTTCTCATCAACAACGTCGATGTCGGCGTCGTGGACCTGGTCAGCTTCGGCCTCAGCCAGGGCCTCAACATGGGAGGCGCCGCCGAGCTGCGGGACCGGATCAATGCCGCGGCGACCGGAGTCACGGCCAGCCTCACCACCCTCACGGCAGGGGGCGCCGCCCTTGGCGACGGCACCCAGACCCGGGTGACCTTCGACCTCAACGGCGTCACGGTGACCGTCGACACCGATGGCTCCTCCAACGCCCAGGTGGCCCAGGATACCGTGGACGCCGTGAACGCGGTCCGGGACCAGACCGGGGTCAGCGCCCTGGTGGGCAACGGCACCAACGGCGGGGTGGCCGGCAGCGTAGTCCTGGTCAACAACGCCCGGGGCGACGAGGGGGCCATCACCATCAGCGGCTACACCGTCCTGGCCGGCACCTCCTTGACCGGCCTTGGCAACCTCAGCCAGGCTGCCGACAGCACCCACAACGACGGCCGCACCACCATGACCGCGGCCAGCGACTTTGCCATCGCCACCAGCGCGGTGGACGACACGGTGCTGGCCCGCATCGGCCTGGCCGGCGGTACGGCGGCCACCGGCATCGGGGGCGACACCGCGGCCGACGGCCTCATTGATGTGGTGGCCCTGGGCCTCGATCTGACGCAAAGCCCGGTCCAGGGCCTGGCCATGGAAAGCGCCCAGGCCCTGGCCGCCGCCTTCAACGCCCCGGCGGTCACTGCCGCCACTGGCGTGACCGCCAGCCTCACCACGCTCGTGGCCGGCGAGGGGGCCAGCGCCGACACCGCCGATGGCTTCGACACCAACGTCACCTTCGACCTCAACGGCGTCTCGGTCGCGGTCCTCATCCCGGACGGCTCCACCGCCGGCCTGGTGGCCCAGGCCACGGTGGACGCCCTGAACGTCATGGCCAGCCGCACCGGGGTCACGGCGGCGGTGGGCGACGGCACCAACGGCGGGCCGGTGAACAGCGTGGTCCTGGCCAACAGCATGCCCGGGGACGATGCCCCCATCGTCATCACGGATTACACCCTGGTGGTCCCCGGTCCGCCGGACCTGCCCGGTGATGCGGCCACCGGTCTCGGCAACCTGTCCCAGGCCGCGGACAGCCGCCACAACACCGGCCGCATCTCGCTGGCCGCGGCCAACGCCTTTGCCATCGAGACCAGCGCCACCGACGACTCGATCCTGGACGTCCTGGGGCTGGGCGGCGGCTCCCGGGGGGTGATGGACGACGCCAACGACGGCAGCCTGGTGTACGGCTACCGCGTGACCAGCGGCGCCCTGGAGCTCAATGGCATCGCCATCGACGCGCCGGTGGACGACGGCCTGTCCACCCGCTACGCCGATGCCTCCGCGGCTGCCAAGGCGGCAGCGGTGAACGCTGCTGCCGGCCAGGCCGGGGTGCGGGCCGAGGTGACCCCGGCCTATCTTCTGGCCGGGGCGCCGGTAGCGGCCGTCGGCATCGGCAGCCGCACCGCCTATCTCACCGGCCTCGTGACCAACGACGCCATTTTGGCCGGCCAGCTGGCCATAAACGGCAACCCCACCACCACCAACATCGCCACCGCGCCACCGGTGAACGGCCTGGCCATGACCAAGGCCTTCAACGCCAAAACGGTCATCGAGGCCACGGACCCGGGGGTGTCGGTCCGCCTCACCACCCTGGCCAACAGCGGTCTCGCCGCCGCGGCCGACACCCCGGACGGCTTCGCCACGGTCTTCTCCTTCGACCTCAACGGCACGCCGATCAGCGTCACCATTCCGGATGGCGCCAGCGACACCGCGGTGGCCCAGCTCACCGCCAGCGCCATCAATGCCGCCAGCCTGGTCACCGGCGTGGCAGCCCAGGTGGGGGACAACACCAACGGTGGCCAGCCCGGGGAAATCGTCTTTGCCAACAGCCAGGTGGGCGACGAGTCCGCCATCCAGGTCACCAACTTCACGCTCATGAGCGGTGACGCCGACCCGGGCTTCGGCAACTTCTCCCAGAATGTGGACGCCAGCCACAACACCGGCCAGATCGGCATCTTCTCGGACACCACCTTCACCCTGTCCTCGCCCCGCCACAGCGACGACACCATCCTGGACCGCCTGGGCCTGGGCGGCGGCTCCCGGGGCTACAACGACCTGGCCGGGGACGGCCAGATCACCTTCGGCCAACGGGAGACCGAGCTCGCCGCCGGCGACCTCGTCATCAACGGCGTCGACATCTTTGCCACCACCCGCACCATCCAGGACCAGGACCGGGACGGCAGCGTGGTGGCCGCCATCAATGCGGTGAGCGACCAGACCGCCGTGCGGGCCAGCCGGGATGCCAGCGGCCGCCTGCTCCTGTCGGCCATCGACGGCCGCAATCTCCAGGTCCGGACCTCGGCCCGGGGGGAGCTGATTACCCATCTCAACGGCCAGGATCCGGCGGCGCCGGCGGACCGGGTCTATTTCGGCTCGGTGCGGCTCCTGTCCGACCGGGAATTCCTGGTGGAAGACACCCTGGTGGACGCGGCCGGCGACCCCAGCGAGCTGGCCCTGGCCGGCCTGGGCCTGGCTGGCGGCACGGCCGGCAGCGGCGAGCCGGGGGATCTGGCCGACGACGGCCTCATCAACGTCCAGAGCGTGGCGGTCCAGGAGGGGAATGTCCGCTACGCCGGCGACCCGGACAACGACCCCACCATCAAGATCGGTCAGGCCAGCACCCTGACGGTGGGCAGAAACGGCCAGGACCTTCTGAAGGGCATCGGGGTCTTCGACGTGATCCAGGGCCTGGAGCTCGCCTTGCGGGCCGATCACTTCACCACCGCCACCGGCCGTCTGGCCGCCACCGACACCACGGCGACCCTGGCTGGCGGTGGCACCGGGCTGGCCGGCGAGGATCGGATCATGGCCGGCGATTTCACGGTGACGATCACCGACCACGGCTTCGACCCGCCCACCCAGCTGGCCGTCGCCATCGGCGTCGACCCGGAGGTGGACACCCTGGACAGCATTGCCGAGCGCCTCAACGGCATCCCCGGTCTTTCGGCCACCTGGAGCGACGACGGTCGCCTGCAGGTGGCGGTGCGGGATACCGGCCGCTACGACTTCGCCTTCTCCGGCGACTCGTCCGGCTTTCTGGCCGCAGTCGGCCTCAGCAACGAGGACATCCAGGTGAGCAGCCTCGGGGAGGCCATCGGCGTCTTCGACACCGTGATGGAGGATCTCACCGGCCGCATCTCCGAGCAGGGGGCCCGGGCCAACCGGATCAGTGTCCAGCGCCAGATCTACGACAACCTGGAGCTGGTCAATGCCGAGCACCTGTCCACCCTGCAGGATACCGATCTGGTGAAGGCCTTCATGGAGCTCAAATCCATGGAGCTGCGCTACCAGGCCGCCCTCACCGCCGCCTCCCGGATCATGGACCTCAGCCTGGTCGAGTTCATGCGCTAA
- the csrA gene encoding carbon storage regulator CsrA, giving the protein MLILTRKIGEAITIDSRIRVQILEVKGGHVKLGVDAPVEIAVHREEIYKRILEENRRAAQEAPEDLTAAADLMGRARPSVKP; this is encoded by the coding sequence ATGCTTATTCTCACCAGGAAGATCGGCGAGGCCATCACCATCGACAGCCGCATCCGGGTCCAGATCCTGGAGGTGAAGGGCGGTCACGTCAAGCTGGGGGTGGACGCCCCGGTGGAGATCGCCGTGCACCGGGAGGAGATCTACAAGCGGATCCTGGAGGAGAACCGCCGGGCCGCCCAGGAGGCGCCGGAGGATCTGACCGCTGCCGCCGATCTCATGGGCCGCGCCCGCCCTTCTGTCAAACCGTGA